A region of the Falco peregrinus isolate bFalPer1 chromosome 19, bFalPer1.pri, whole genome shotgun sequence genome:
AACCGGGGCGCACGGCAcggagcagagctgccctggctgAGCTGCGCACGCCGCTGCCGAGCTCAGGACCGCAGCCGGGAGAGCCTTGCCGGGGCCCGGCGGTGCCGTGAGCGCCTGCAGGACGCGGATGCTGTAGGTGAGTGGGGAAGCACCGCGTGTCCGTGGGGTCCAGGGCTGCACcgagctcagcacctccctcctgATTTACCCCTGGGCAGCTGAAGTCAGGATTTGAGCCCATTTCCTTCATGTTCGGTGCAACACCGGGGTTGACGTCAGGATTAGCAATGGCTGGAACTGGGGCACTGGTGGAGTCGGGCACATAAATCTGGGTTTACACCGGTGCACTGGTAGCAGGATGCACCCCCAGGTCCTTGCTAAAGAGCTGCAATAATACAcggctgctgctgaaagcctgGCGCTGACACGGGAAACGGGGAGTTTGGGTGTATTTGGAAAAGCCATGGGGAAAAATTGAGGAAAAGTTGACAATTCCGCTAGCCGGGGGTTGGAGCAAGGGCAATGGGGCACCGAGGGCAGCGCCGCTGCAGAACGCAACGCCTCCACACACCCCTTTTACAAAGCCAACCCCCGGGTCCCTGGAAGGAGGGGTGGGCGAGGAAGAGCCAAACAGCCCCTCAAGAGGCTCCGTTCGCGGAACAAAGCCCCTAAAGCGAAGCTGGTGCCGGCCACACTGTGGGAGCTGTGCCCCGTCGCCGGCATCCAAACTCCACCACAGGGCAGGAGCACCCCCCTCATCCCCACGCTGCACGAGGAGCCCACGCGTGATGCCAGCCCCGCGGAGAGATGAACACCAGCCGCTTTGCCACGCTCCGTGCGTGGCTCTGGTTTATGGTGCAGCGATGCCCAGCAGTGTAGGAGGCACCGGGGCGGTGCAGCCCACCCGTGGGGGTCCCCGAGTCGAACCGGAGGATGCCAGCGGGTGTGTGTGACCAAGCCGCATCTATGGGGGAGCGGGGAGAAAAACCTCTCCTTGTTGCCTGAAACCAGGAGAATCCCGTGGCAAAGCTCTTGTTGACACCATCCAACATGGTGTCCAACCTGCCCTTCAGACCTGCAGCCGGCCGGCGCCCGCCTGGCTCATCCTGCTTCCCACCGGCTCTCCGGCACAAGGGTCTCTGCGGTGCCTGGCTCCCTGCGAAAAGGGCAACAGGGGGGAACTGAGTCACGAGCCGCATCCTGCAGCAAAACCcccctgggagcagcagaaaccgcagggcagagcagaagcaggggACTGCAGAGCTCCGCCGAGCCGCCCTGGTAAAAGCCAGGGCTCCTTTAGCCATCCTGCATGTCCCCAGGGACACCTCCTGCTCCatctccccaccaccaccaccagcccctTCACTTTTCTCTCCGCAGGGTTTCCCCATCCCTGAAAATTTCCCATCCCTGGGTTTGGGTCTTGCTCCAGACCCCCCACGGCTGCCTATGGTTCCCAGCCACCTCTGCCAGCGCCCGCGCCCCATCCAAGAGGttccagttgggtttttttccttctcctcctgctgctgcaaatcCCAAAGGATGGAAGGATGTAACATGGCACCATGACTTGCCATCgccccccagccaggctgggaaagATGCTCTGGACACCAGGAGGGTGCgtgagctgcagctccagcatggaaaaggagggagaaaggctgggatggggatgcaCAGGCTGGTTTGACCTGTTACAGAAGCACCTGGGATGCTTTTCCCATGGGATGCCAGGGATGGCTCTGGGTTGTTTGATCTGACCCGTTACAGAAGCGTCTAGGATGCTTTTCCCATGGGATGCCAGGGATGGCTCTGGGTTGTTTTGCTCAGTTCTGGGTGAGGTTTCAGGGCAAATATCCCGCAGCCGTCTAATGGCTCCGGATTTTATGGAAGTGGCCCCGAGGAGGGAAAGCATCACCTGGGAGTCTCAGCTTCCCTTTAAAAAGATGCGTTTTGCAGCTCTCGGGATTGCAAGGAGAAGCGCTGTGCCTGGGAGCATCCCggaggctgggagagcagcagcccccctccaaggggaattaattttataaaatcaagcTGATCCCAAGCCAGCCGAGGGAGAAGTGCTGCTTCAGCTGGTCATTGCTCCTGGTGCATGGGACCAgatcctgctcctgcccttcaGCCCCAGGACCCAGTTGCCGTTTCCTCCCCACCAAGCGATCtattttggggaggaaaagcCCGTTTTATGCACAGCCGGAGCCTGCCTGGGTCAGCCGCAGACATGCGTGCTCCTGAGGGCTAGGCTTGCGTGACTTCGCTTCCCCATCAAGGCCAAAATCTAAACAATCTTGATTCCtgtcccagcagccctgggcagggctccTTCAATTGCAGGAAACGGCGACTTTGGCGTGTTTATGTCGGGAATCACGAAGAATGAACcgaggaggggctggggagccccGGTCGCCGCCAGCCAAGCTCTCAGCCATGTGAAAGGGGCAGCGATGCCGTGGGGTGGAGGGCAACGCCGGTTCCGCCGTGTTTGGCTTGGCAGAAATGTCTCTTTCACTcggaaaaaaatagaagagagagagagagaaaaaatagcCAAACTTCCCCCAAAGGCACAGCGGAGGAATTTTTGGCTTCCCGCAGCACCTCTGCTTGTGTCATGGATAAACTCCGTACAAAAGCCCCCCTGGGAGCCAGCGCCGCTTTTACCCGTCGGCTGCGGTGCTGGTGGGGGGGTGCAGAGCAGCGTGGGGGCTCTGAGCTCCATCTTCTGCCTGGAGTCTTGCCAAACCTGGGAACGTGGCATCACCGCACTCGCCGTGGCGGCCGAGCCCATTGGGGTCTGCCAGCGGCTGCGTGATGGGAATGGTGGGAAGCACCGGAATAGGGATTGCTGGGATAAAGGCTGTTGGGGCAGCACGGACATGGCGAGGTCCCCATCCTGGAGGGCTCCTGAGCACCGAGGGGCCGGGTGCGGTGTCCCACACCACCGTGGGGAGATCCCCCAAGCTCGGGAGGTGCTAGGGATCTGCTCTCAGGAAGGGCTGTACCCAGGACGTCCGGAGCCAAACTCCGCGTGCAAGCAGCACATCCCACCTCCCACCACCCTGCCTGTCCTCCATCGCTCACCGGTCCCCCCCATTTCCTTCCCAAAGcccccatggccacccccagcctggtgatgggggggtgcggggggctgTCTCTCACCCCCTCTTGCTCTCCGCAGGAAGATGCTGTGCGGAGCCTGCGGCCGGGTGGTGCTGGCGCTGATGACCCTCTCCCTTGGCTTCGCCGCCGGTGAGTACCAAAGCGATGCGGTGAAGGCAGCCAGTACTCTGTCACCCACCCGGGGTGGTTAAAATAAACCCTGGGCTCTTTGGGAACGTCATGGCTTTGCTCAAAATAAACCACAGTGGAGGGCGGCTCGTTCAAGCTCGCCCGGAGCGAGCGCCGAGGGATGCGGGCCTCCTCGGGGACCCGCGTTGTCCCCAGCAAGGGGCTTCTCCCCCTTGGGATGGTGACGTGCCTCCCAGAGAGGATCTGGGCTTAATTAATTACGGTTCATCAAGTGCTTTGACATCACCAGAGGggagatgagggaaaggctCGCACGCACGTGCCTTAAAACGTGGGTTTTCCCAGGGGTgatggtggggagcagggacgAGCTCCTCGTCACCCCTGGGGGTGACATGGggacagagcctggctgggtgCTTGTGCCGGGAGGACCGAAGCAgcgtggctgtgctgggggtggggggcagcacAGCTTGTCAGGGGGACAAGTCCCCACTGGGTCTCCATCCTGCCCATGGGGCCACCAACCACTGGGGGGGTCACTGACCCAGCCCCATCACCCCGTCACCACCCCACGGCCCTGGCACGGGGCAGcttttggggcagggggggtgacAGGTACAGGACGGGGGGTGGCCACAGCCATCCGTTCCCCGGCCGCcggctggctggctgccctcGCGCTGAACTTGCTGATTCCAGGAGGGATATTTTCTGCGCGAAAGGGCAGAGCTAAATCGGGAGGTTGGGAGCGGGGCTGCCCTCTGTGCCGCTCCGGCGCTGCGGCGGGGGGGAAAGTTGGGAAAAGCTCCAGGAAAGACCCCCGGGCTCAGCACCCAGCGCCCAAAACACAGTGtccccacagcacccactgGGGGGGCACTGGGTGAGTTGGTGGCTTTGGGTCCCATCCTGGCTCCCGGGACCTTCTCCCATGTCCCCTGGGACCCCGTGGGCGTGATGTGACACTGTGCTGTGAACCAGAGCATCCCAGTTCATCCCAGTTGGGGGGGTTGAATGCATGTcctctctgctgcctccctggggtgTGGGGACAGGTGACCCCCCCAACTTTGGAGCTGGTGCTTGGGTGCCAGCCAGGAGCAAGCAATTTTCCAGCTCTCAGGATGGGCTTCCctgtgctgagcacccacagccaccttccccagcctggACCATGGTGGTCCCAGGTTGCCCACTCTTGAAATTTGGTTCGAGAGTCTTCAGGACAGATGTCACTGTCCCCCAAAGCCCCTAAGCCACCCTGGGATGGGCAGCAGGGTGGTCCCACGGCACAACACGCCCTCTCCTCGTGCCTGCAGACGAGCTGCTGTGCGCCTGCGACGTgccccactgcagcctgcccaCCTGCACGGGCAAGGTGTGCTTCGTCagcaagaggaaggaggaggggacCATCACCCAGCACCGGGGCTGCTTCTCCCAGAACATTCTGGAGAACTGCCACACGCTCGTGACGGAGCAGTACGGCATGAGGTGCTGCGACTCCAGCATGTGCAATGCTGACCTGGAGATTTTCCTGCAAGGTACAGGGGTATGGTCCCCTTCGAGGAGCcgggggggagaggggcagagctgcccatgTGGCTGGTTGGGTCTCCAGATCCTCCTCATCCTCACTCAGCACCTGGAGGGTTGCCCTCTCCCAGGTGGGACAGGGCCAGCGAGATGCCCTCAGGTGTCCCTTCTTGAGCTGCCATCCATAGGGTTGACCGCAGCACAGAGCCACCCAACCCAGGTCCAAGCCCAGCACCAAGACCTCCACCCACGTCCAAGTCCAAGCACCAAGACCTCCACTCACCCACCCATGTCCACCTTCATGATGCCACCCATCATTTCGCCCACCTAGGAGAAGAGACCCTGGGACAGACGCCTTCCCTGCCCAATGTCCTCCTGATGATCTTCGTCCCACTGCTTGCCCTCCTCGTCCTCGCAGCACTCACAGCACTCTTCTGCTGGAAGGTGGCCCAGCACCGCCACAAGAAGAGTGACTTGGGAGACACGGACCTCATGCTGAAGGCATCCATGGTGGGAGACAGCACTTTAGAGGTGGGTGAGCTTTAGGGGGGACCCTGAATGCCCCCGAGGTGTGGGAGAGAGGGATATACCCGGGGTGGGGGTTGGTGGCTGGGCTGACCCCGCTGCCACCCCGGCTGCGCAGGACCTGCTGAATGATGACTGCACCACGGGCAGCGGCTCGGGGCTGCCCTTCCTCGTCCAGCGAACAGTGGCTCGGCAGATCACCCTCGTGGAGTGCGTGGGTAAGGACAGTGGCCACACATCGGGGGAGGCTGCCCCGGCCACCCCAGACAATGCTTGGGCAGGTGCCGGACTCCTTTGCCCCTGCAGCCAGAGATGGCACCAGATGCCAGACCCAGGAGGGGGCATTGGATGGGGCCGTCTCAACCAAAACCCCGTAGAGACCCCAAGTTgtccccctgtcctgctgataggggagggggagagcagctgggtgggtgggtggcagTTGGCCAAGGTCAACAGACCCTGTGGGGCTCCATTGCTCTTCCACAGCAGAAACCATGCTCATCAcgttgggggtggggagggcaccaggggctggaggggccGTGTGATGTGGTGCCATGGCCGTGGCAGGCAAAGGACGCTATGGCGAGGTGTGGCGAGGCGTGTGGCATGGGGAGAGCGTGGCCGTGAAGATCTTCTCCTCCCGGGAATGAGCAGTCGTGGTTCCGCGAGACAGAGATCTACAACACCGTCCTCCTCCGGCACGACAACATCCTGGGTGAGTGGGGGACCAGGGGGTCCGGAGGGTGGCTGTGCAGTGGCTCCATGGTCCTAACCTTCTCTCCATCCAGGCTTCATCGCCTCTGACATGACATCAAGGAACtccagcacccagctctggCTCATCACCCACTACCACGAGAACGGCTCGCTCTACGACTACCTGCAGAGGACGGCCCTGGACGTGGAGACCTGCCTGGGCTTGGCCTCCTCCATCATCTGCGGCCTCGTCCACCTCCATGTGGAGATCTTCGGCACCCAGGGCAAGCCCGCCATTGCCCACCGTGACCTGAAGAGCAGGAACATCTTGGTGAAAAGCAACCGACAGTGCTGCATCGCAGACCTGGGTGAGATGGGAGGGCAGGATGCAGCACCCAGGGATGTGGTACCCCGGGGAAATGGTACCCTGGGGATGTGGTGCCCCAGGGATGTGGTGCTGTGGGGATGTGGCACCCTGGGATATGGTACCCCGGGGGTGTGGCACCCTGGGATGTGGTATCCCAGGGACGTGATACTCTGGGATGTGATACCCTGGTATATGTTGCCCCAGGGATGTGATACTCTGGGATGTGATACCCTGGTATATGTTGCCCCAGGGATGTGGTGCCCCAGGGATGTGGCACCCTGGGGATGTGGTGCCCAAGGGATATGGTGCCCAAAGGATGTGGCACCCTGGGATGTGGTACCCCGGGGATTTGGCACCCTGGGGATGCGGCGCCCTGGGATGTGGTATCCCAGGGATGTGATACTCTGGGATGTGATACCCTGGTATATGTTGCCCCAGGGATGTGGTGCCCCAGGGATGTGGTACCCTGAGATGTGGTACCCCAGGGATGTGGTACCCATAGATAAATGGTACCCAGGGATGCGGTACCCTGGGGATATGGCACCCTGGGGATGCGGCACCCTGGGATGTGGTATCCCAGGGATGTGATACTCTGGGATGTGATACCCTGGTATATGTTGCCCCAGGGATGTGGTGCCCCGGAGATGTGGTATCCTGGGATGTGGTACCCCAGGGATGTGGTACCCATAGATACATGGTACCCAGGGATGCAGCACACTGGGGATGTGACACCCTAGGCATTTGGTGCCTCAGGGATGTGATACCCTGGGGCTCTGGTACCCCAGGGATACGGTGCCCCAGAGATATGGAGCCCCAGAGATGTGGTACCCCAGGGATGTAGTACCCCAGCATCCTAAGGAGACAGCACAACCATGGTGCTGACCGTGGCCAGCATCCTGGCAttttacagttggacttgatgatcttaatggtcttttccaacttcaATAACTCTACGTTTCTACCCCTCGAGGACTGGCCGTCATGCACTCCCAGGGCAGCGACTACCTGGACATTGGCAACAATCCCCGGGTGGGCACCAAGCGCTACATGGCCCCGGAGGTGCTCAGCGAGCAAATCCGCACTGACTGCTTTGAGTCCTACAAGAAGACGGACATCTGGGCGTACGGGCTGGTGCTCTGGGAGATCACCCGGCGGACGGTGGTGAACGGTGAGCAGCTCCCGGCCGGCTGCCCCGCTCTGCACCcgctccctccttccctccttttttgtccctttttttatttttttttttcctttcccttcgCCCAGAAGATTAGCTGTAAATTATAAACACTGTAATCTAGTGTCAGCACCCGGCTCCCTGATTAAAGGGCCCATTAGACTCAATCAGCGCTTTGTTTGTTCAGTGCTGATTAGAAAACAAGCAGCTTCGAGCGCTGCCTGGAAGCTGGCCATGGCCGGGACCTCCGGCCAGCGGGGCTTGGCTGGGGAATGATGGGATTCGGGATGGGGACAAGGTCCCCCACGCTGTGGAAGAGCCTCCTCAAGGCTGCCATGGCCAGCGCTGCTCACCACCACCGGCAAAGTCCATTAGAAGCATTAATTAAATGGTGGGCACTGGCGGGTGAGGCAGGAGGTCCCCCCCCCAGGCTCAGGCTGGCCCCCATAATCTCATTTACTGCCCCAGGGCTCCTTCAGATTAAACATTTACTCCGAATTACCAAAGCCATGGGTGGGGGATGACCTCCAACCAGCTGGTTTTAACCCTTCCAGGCATCCCTCCCCTCCAGGCTGGGCTGTACGgcccccggcacagccccagggcaggggggacgcGGGGTGCAGCGGACCCCCAGGGAGGTGACGGGTGCTTGGGGTGGCCCAGAGGGGTTAAATCCGGTGGGGACACAGCCATATGGAGGCCCTAAGCAGAGATTAGCTGGGCCAGCTGGTGGGCTGGCCACcaggctggctgccaggtggaGGCACAGAGCCGAGCTGTGGCATCGCTGCCGGGAGCTGGATGCCGGTGCTAGAGCCGCTGCTGGGGCTGTTATTCATAGGAATTCTGGTGCTGGCCTATTGCCAGTGATGGAGCTGGTGATGGAGccaccagcagtgctggtgctgaTGCTGGAGCCACCAGCAGCGCTGGAGCCACGAGCGGTGCTGGAACGAGTGCTGGAGCCACCAGCGGTGCTGGAACCAGTGCTCGAGCCACCAGCAGTGCTGGAACCAGTGTTTGAGCCATGAGCAGTGCTGGAACTGGTGCTGGAGccaccagcagtgctggagctggtgctggagccaCCAGTGGTGCTGGAACCAGTGTTGAAGCCACCCCAGTGAGGTCCCACGGTGCAGCTGGC
Encoded here:
- the ACVRL1 gene encoding LOW QUALITY PROTEIN: serine/threonine-protein kinase receptor R3 (The sequence of the model RefSeq protein was modified relative to this genomic sequence to represent the inferred CDS: deleted 1 base in 1 codon), which translates into the protein MLCGACGRVVLALMTLSLGFAADELLCACDVPHCSLPTCTGKVCFVSKRKEEGTITQHRGCFSQNILENCHTLVTEQYGMRCCDSSMCNADLEIFLQGEETLGQTPSLPNVLLMIFVPLLALLVLAALTALFCWKVAQHRHKKSDLGDTDLMLKASMVGDSTLEDLLNDDCTTGSGSGLPFLVQRTVARQITLVECVGKGRYGEVWRGVWHGESVAVKIFSSREEQSWFRETEIYNTVLLRHDNILGFIASDMTSRNSSTQLWLITHYHENGSLYDYLQRTALDVETCLGLASSIICGLVHLHVEIFGTQGKPAIAHRDLKSRNILVKSNRQCCIADLGLAVMHSQGSDYLDIGNNPRVGTKRYMAPEVLSEQIRTDCFESYKKTDIWAYGLVLWEITRRTVVNGIVEEYRPPFFDAVPSDPSFEDMKKVVCIDQQTPVVPNRLFSDSVLSALAKIMKECWYQSPSARLTALRIKKTLKKLNNSLEKPKPEQ